A part of Prolixibacteraceae bacterium genomic DNA contains:
- a CDS encoding nitroreductase family protein: MIHQLNQHRSIRKYTNQPIGKDLLESILEAGIRASNTGNMQMYAVIVTEDEKQKEALSPAHFNQPMVKNAPVVLTLCADFRRVHQWCKINNADASYDDLLWLINGTIDSMLVAQNISVAAESKGLGLCYLGTTIYNAPQIIETLQLPKGVIPITTITLGWPDANPPLTNRLPMNAVVHYEKYQDFSDADIQSLYKEKEELEESIKFVKENNKDNLAQVYTDVRYKRADNAHFTKVLKETLIAQGFKL, from the coding sequence ATGATTCATCAACTTAATCAACATAGATCCATACGTAAATACACCAATCAACCTATAGGTAAAGATCTTTTGGAATCCATTCTTGAAGCAGGTATTCGTGCCTCTAACACTGGTAACATGCAGATGTACGCTGTGATTGTCACAGAAGATGAGAAGCAGAAAGAGGCCTTATCACCAGCACATTTTAACCAACCTATGGTTAAGAATGCACCTGTTGTTTTGACTCTTTGTGCAGACTTTAGACGTGTTCACCAGTGGTGTAAGATAAATAATGCAGATGCAAGTTATGATGATCTTTTGTGGTTAATAAATGGAACTATTGACTCCATGTTAGTTGCTCAAAACATATCGGTTGCTGCTGAATCGAAGGGCTTAGGACTGTGTTATTTGGGTACTACAATATATAATGCACCTCAAATCATCGAAACATTGCAGTTGCCTAAAGGAGTAATTCCAATTACAACTATCACTCTTGGATGGCCAGATGCAAATCCTCCGCTAACCAACAGATTGCCGATGAATGCAGTGGTGCACTACGAAAAGTATCAAGATTTTAGTGATGCTGATATTCAAAGTCTCTATAAAGAGAAAGAAGAACTTGAAGAAAGTATTAAGTTTGTAAAAGAGAATAACAAAGACAATCTCGCACAAGTGTATACTGACGTAAGATATAAGAGGGCAGATAACGCACATTTCACGAAAGTTTTGAAAGAGACTCTTATTGCACAAGGGTTTAAGCTATAG
- the gap gene encoding type I glyceraldehyde-3-phosphate dehydrogenase gives MSTIKIGINGFGRIGRFVFRAAAERANVEVVAINDLIDVDYMAYMLKYDSTHGRFNGTVEVVDGQLVVNGKTVRVTAERNPADINWAAVEAEYVVESTGLFLTEESAQGHIAAGAKKVVMSAPSKDATPMFVVGVNHANYSKDMNFVSNASCTTNCLAPIAKVLNDNFGIVEGLMTTVHATTATQKTVDGPSAKDWRGGRGAGQNIIPSSTGAAKAVGKVIPELNGKLTGMAFRVPTPDVSVVDLTVRLEKAASYEAICKAMKAASEGAMAGVLGYTEDAVVSNDFVGEKCTSVFDAGAGIGLNENFVKVVSWYDNEIGYSNKVVELIEHMSTVDNA, from the coding sequence ATGTCTACTATCAAAATTGGTATTAACGGGTTCGGTCGTATTGGCCGTTTTGTTTTCCGTGCTGCTGCAGAGCGTGCAAATGTAGAAGTTGTTGCAATCAACGATCTTATCGATGTTGATTACATGGCTTACATGTTGAAATATGACTCAACTCACGGTCGTTTCAACGGTACTGTAGAGGTTGTTGATGGACAACTTGTAGTAAACGGTAAAACAGTTCGCGTTACTGCTGAGCGTAACCCAGCAGATATCAACTGGGCTGCTGTAGAAGCTGAGTACGTTGTTGAATCAACTGGTCTTTTCTTAACTGAAGAGTCTGCACAAGGACACATTGCTGCTGGTGCTAAGAAAGTAGTTATGTCTGCTCCTTCTAAAGATGCTACTCCTATGTTCGTTGTTGGTGTTAACCACGCAAACTACTCTAAAGATATGAATTTCGTATCTAACGCATCTTGTACTACTAACTGTCTTGCACCTATCGCTAAGGTTCTTAACGATAACTTCGGTATTGTTGAAGGTCTTATGACTACGGTACATGCTACTACTGCTACACAAAAAACTGTTGACGGTCCTTCTGCGAAAGACTGGAGAGGTGGACGTGGAGCTGGTCAAAACATCATCCCTTCTTCTACTGGTGCTGCTAAAGCTGTAGGTAAAGTAATTCCTGAGCTTAACGGTAAACTTACAGGTATGGCATTCCGTGTTCCTACTCCAGACGTTTCTGTTGTAGACCTTACTGTACGCCTAGAGAAAGCAGCTAGCTACGAAGCTATCTGTAAAGCGATGAAAGCAGCTTCTGAAGGTGCTATGGCTGGTGTTCTTGGATACACTGAAGATGCAGTTGTTTCTAACGATTTCGTTGGTGAGAAGTGTACTTCTGTATTTGATGCAGGTGCTGGTATCGGACTTAACGAAAACTTCGTTAAAGTTGTTTCATGGTATGACAACGAGATCGGTTACTCAAACAAAGTTGTTGAGCTTATCGAGCACATGTCAACTGTAGATAACGCTTAA
- the trpB gene encoding tryptophan synthase subunit beta has protein sequence MQGNYFKNYPNQDGFFKEYGGSYIPDELQEEMNKITEAYYSISKSHKFIAELRNIRKHYQGRPTPVYFCNRLSEKYGGRIYLKREDLNHTGAHKLNHCMGEALLAKYMGKKKLIAETGAGQHGVALATAAAYFGLECEIHMGEVDIKKEYPNVMRMKVLGATVIPVTHGLKTLKEAVDSAFEAYLKDPINSIYCIGSVVGPHPFPMMVRDFQRIIGIEAKDQFHEMTGELPDNVVACVGGGSNAMGMFSAFLEDQECKIFGVEPGGKSLDVLGDHAATMSLGTPGMIHGFKCYTLQDENGEPAPVHSIASGLDYPGVGPEHSMLKDMNRVSYVTASDKECIDAFYDLSRNEGIIPALESAHAVAYAIKLAQQNPRESILVNLSGRGDKDLDYIIENFEMPK, from the coding sequence ATGCAAGGCAATTATTTCAAGAACTATCCAAACCAAGATGGTTTTTTTAAAGAGTATGGTGGAAGTTATATCCCAGATGAGCTACAAGAAGAGATGAATAAGATTACTGAGGCATACTACTCTATCAGTAAGTCTCACAAATTCATTGCAGAACTTCGTAACATCAGAAAGCATTACCAAGGACGACCAACTCCAGTCTATTTCTGTAATAGACTTTCGGAAAAATATGGTGGACGTATCTACCTTAAAAGGGAAGATCTAAACCACACCGGTGCTCACAAACTTAACCACTGTATGGGAGAAGCACTTCTTGCAAAATACATGGGTAAGAAGAAGTTAATTGCTGAAACAGGTGCTGGACAACATGGGGTAGCATTAGCTACTGCTGCCGCATATTTTGGATTAGAGTGTGAGATCCATATGGGAGAGGTAGATATTAAGAAAGAGTATCCAAACGTAATGAGAATGAAAGTTCTTGGTGCAACTGTGATTCCTGTTACCCATGGTCTTAAAACATTAAAAGAGGCCGTTGATTCAGCTTTCGAAGCATACCTTAAAGATCCAATAAACTCTATCTATTGTATTGGTTCAGTAGTAGGACCACACCCTTTTCCAATGATGGTGAGAGATTTCCAACGAATCATTGGTATCGAAGCGAAAGATCAGTTTCATGAAATGACAGGTGAACTTCCAGACAATGTAGTCGCTTGTGTTGGTGGTGGTAGTAACGCAATGGGTATGTTCTCTGCATTCTTAGAAGATCAAGAGTGTAAAATATTTGGTGTAGAGCCAGGTGGAAAATCTCTTGATGTGTTAGGTGATCACGCTGCTACAATGAGCCTTGGTACTCCTGGTATGATCCACGGGTTCAAATGTTATACATTACAAGACGAAAATGGAGAGCCTGCACCAGTACACTCTATTGCCAGTGGATTAGATTACCCTGGAGTAGGACCAGAGCATAGTATGCTTAAAGATATGAATCGTGTCTCTTATGTGACCGCTAGTGACAAAGAGTGTATTGATGCATTCTATGACCTAAGTCGTAACGAAGGGATTATCCCTGCCCTAGAGAGTGCACATGCTGTTGCTTATGCTATTAAACTAGCACAACAGAACCCTCGAGAATCAATCCTTGTAAACCTAAGTGGAAGAGGTGATAAGGATCTTGATTATATCATTGAAAACTTTGAAATGCCAAAATAA
- a CDS encoding alpha-L-fucosidase, producing the protein MKLTFNTFLILLITVCGYSCVQKETKERSIPFKEEWSDLAKHKNNLEWFKDSKLGIYFHWGVYSVPEHGSEWYPFFLYQRNNNGVIKYHTKHYGAPDKFNYHDFIPMFKASQFDANEWAGLFKTAGAKFAGLVAIHHDGFAMWDSKVNPWNSKDKGPHKDIVGDMAKALRKNDMKLITTFHHARNRQRHEGDSTKWFNYNSHFAYHPDYATSSTDPDTAKFYGNLPEEQFDEYWFQQIKEVTDQYSPDIIWFDSWLNLIPDAYRRKAVAYFFNKSKEKNPDALIISKQNDLPHGIGVLDIEQGGKKDLSESVWLSDFTLSKNSWCYVKGQKYKSATLIVRNMIDVWSKNGIVLLNISPTADGVIPQEQREVLTTMGEWMHANAEAVYETRPFDYSGFGTAKAEDGHFGGQSSTVKYTKDDGRFLISKDRKTLYLFMLGKPDVNSEIEIRGLAKHDYFPENGIKKITVLGDNTPVKWHMALRNFILTVPDSKMNDIATVFKFELN; encoded by the coding sequence ATGAAACTAACTTTTAACACATTTCTAATATTACTAATAACCGTATGTGGTTACTCTTGTGTCCAAAAGGAGACGAAAGAGAGATCAATACCATTTAAAGAGGAGTGGAGCGATCTCGCAAAACATAAAAACAATCTTGAATGGTTCAAGGATTCTAAATTGGGTATATATTTCCACTGGGGGGTATACTCTGTTCCTGAACATGGTAGTGAGTGGTATCCATTCTTTTTATACCAAAGAAATAACAATGGCGTAATAAAGTATCATACCAAACACTATGGTGCTCCTGATAAATTTAACTACCATGACTTTATTCCTATGTTTAAAGCATCACAGTTTGACGCCAATGAGTGGGCTGGGCTTTTTAAAACAGCAGGTGCAAAATTTGCTGGTCTTGTCGCAATTCATCATGATGGGTTTGCGATGTGGGATAGTAAAGTGAATCCATGGAACAGTAAAGATAAAGGTCCACACAAAGATATTGTTGGCGACATGGCAAAAGCCCTGCGTAAAAATGATATGAAATTAATAACGACCTTCCATCATGCTAGAAATAGACAAAGACATGAAGGCGATTCGACAAAATGGTTTAACTACAATAGCCATTTTGCATACCATCCTGACTATGCTACTTCATCAACCGACCCAGACACTGCTAAATTTTATGGTAACCTTCCAGAGGAGCAGTTCGATGAATATTGGTTCCAGCAAATTAAAGAGGTGACGGATCAATATAGTCCTGATATCATATGGTTTGATTCGTGGTTAAACTTAATCCCAGATGCCTATAGAAGAAAAGCGGTAGCCTACTTCTTCAACAAGTCAAAAGAGAAGAATCCAGATGCCTTGATTATTAGTAAGCAGAATGATCTGCCTCATGGAATCGGGGTTCTAGATATAGAACAAGGAGGAAAGAAAGATCTCTCAGAGTCTGTATGGCTTAGTGACTTTACTTTAAGCAAGAACTCTTGGTGTTATGTCAAAGGTCAAAAATATAAGTCTGCCACTTTGATTGTTCGAAATATGATTGATGTTTGGAGTAAAAACGGAATTGTTCTTCTGAATATCTCTCCTACCGCAGATGGCGTTATTCCTCAAGAACAACGTGAGGTATTGACCACAATGGGAGAGTGGATGCATGCCAATGCAGAAGCGGTGTATGAAACAAGACCTTTTGACTATTCAGGGTTTGGAACAGCAAAAGCTGAAGATGGACACTTTGGAGGACAATCATCAACAGTGAAATACACGAAAGATGATGGTCGTTTTTTAATTTCGAAAGACCGAAAAACACTCTATCTATTTATGTTGGGTAAACCTGACGTGAATAGCGAAATTGAAATACGAGGATTAGCCAAACATGACTACTTCCCAGAAAATGGTATCAAAAAAATTACAGTACTTGGAGACAACACTCCTGTGAAATGGCATATGGCATTACGTAATTTCATTCTTACCGTTCCAGATAGTAAAATGAATGATATTGCGACAGTCTTTAAATTCGAATTAAATTAA
- the feoB gene encoding ferrous iron transport protein B: protein MHLSEVSHNQKVYVESIGGDQDIKQRLYEHGISKGTELIRIKSAPLQDPVEFKVGGNHLFIRKNDLAYIQVTDSYVEKDKKKKLNTKLKQKENQNNSKEIKVALVGHPNSGKSTIFNRLTKSNVKIANYNGVTVEVKRAKISFGGYDITFIDLPGLYSMSPYSPEEIATRDLLLDERPDMILNIVNHTNLEKDLVLTMELMELEIPTILVLNMKDEFDRLEGQMNYMTLSETIQMKVVTTNGKAKNNRALLLESIVSRFEENSYSFVRPNYTEDIEKQLASTGAKASKEKTFFESLSRIESIGTIEKIKEQRKEFISQLLLICGYKHLNAIDYKTVSQKIDEVVTNKYIGLPLLLLLMTCMFYVTFSLGAYPADALESLIAMGSHWIDTVMFDGVLKDFLLGGIVQGIGAVLVFLPSILILFFFTTLFEDSGYMARAIFIVDRVMKRWGLQGNAFVPLLMGFGCNVPAIMATRTIKQTNERIRTMLVVPLMSCSARIPVYILFTASLFSNYRTIIIIGLYLLGIIIGLIVSKILQKSILPSTTTPFIYELPPYRMPSSRNMAFQLWDKTRNYLQKIGTTILLGVILIWTLSYISADTKESEWLDFQMAQLDQSHQINIKEKDNYSHSEWLYLEGSYMKSRHEYEVLKQKTQLESSALGQIGQWMVPVMKPLGFDWKMSVALLAGVSAKEIVVSTLGILYQIDTVADGEMSLTHVVSASLEQNNDNHQMAILSGISFLIFILIYFPCLGVLSSIKAETSSWGWAIFTLVYTSGLAYLLSLMVFQIGKLFI, encoded by the coding sequence ATGCACTTATCAGAGGTAAGCCATAATCAGAAAGTATATGTAGAGTCTATTGGGGGAGACCAAGACATCAAACAACGACTCTATGAGCATGGTATTTCAAAAGGAACAGAGTTAATAAGGATCAAATCAGCACCACTACAAGATCCTGTAGAATTCAAAGTAGGGGGGAACCACCTTTTTATTCGTAAAAATGATCTAGCATACATTCAAGTAACAGATTCCTACGTAGAGAAAGATAAAAAAAAGAAGCTTAATACAAAACTGAAACAAAAAGAGAACCAAAATAATAGTAAAGAGATTAAGGTTGCACTGGTGGGACACCCTAATAGTGGAAAGAGTACTATCTTCAATCGACTGACCAAATCTAATGTAAAGATTGCCAACTATAACGGGGTAACCGTGGAAGTCAAACGTGCCAAGATATCATTCGGTGGCTATGACATTACTTTTATTGACCTGCCTGGTCTGTACTCAATGAGTCCATACTCTCCTGAGGAGATTGCCACTCGAGATCTACTACTGGATGAGAGACCCGATATGATCCTAAATATCGTGAACCACACAAATTTAGAGAAAGATCTTGTCTTGACAATGGAACTTATGGAGCTTGAGATTCCAACGATTCTCGTGCTCAATATGAAGGATGAGTTCGATCGTTTAGAGGGGCAAATGAACTACATGACGCTGTCCGAGACCATTCAAATGAAGGTGGTTACCACCAATGGTAAAGCCAAGAACAACCGCGCCTTACTCCTCGAAAGCATTGTATCTCGCTTTGAAGAGAATAGCTATTCCTTTGTTCGTCCAAACTATACCGAGGATATAGAGAAACAGCTAGCTTCGACCGGCGCAAAAGCCTCTAAAGAGAAGACCTTCTTCGAGTCGTTAAGTCGTATCGAATCCATCGGAACTATAGAAAAGATCAAAGAGCAGAGAAAAGAATTCATCTCACAACTTCTTCTTATTTGTGGTTACAAACACCTTAATGCAATTGACTACAAAACCGTCTCTCAAAAAATAGACGAAGTCGTTACAAATAAATACATCGGGCTACCTCTACTTCTCTTGTTGATGACCTGCATGTTCTATGTGACTTTCTCTTTAGGTGCCTATCCTGCAGATGCGCTAGAGAGCCTGATAGCCATGGGAAGCCACTGGATCGACACAGTTATGTTCGACGGGGTACTCAAAGATTTCCTATTAGGAGGAATTGTCCAAGGTATCGGAGCCGTACTGGTCTTCCTTCCAAGCATATTGATACTATTTTTCTTTACCACCCTGTTCGAAGACTCTGGGTATATGGCACGTGCCATATTCATTGTTGATAGGGTGATGAAAAGGTGGGGGTTACAAGGAAATGCATTTGTGCCACTACTTATGGGATTTGGATGTAATGTTCCAGCAATCATGGCCACACGAACCATCAAACAGACCAACGAACGCATCCGAACCATGTTGGTTGTACCGTTAATGTCATGTAGCGCAAGAATACCTGTCTACATCCTATTCACCGCATCTCTATTCTCAAATTACAGAACAATCATTATCATTGGTCTCTACCTTCTAGGGATCATCATTGGTCTAATAGTATCTAAGATTCTTCAAAAAAGTATACTACCATCCACCACCACCCCTTTTATCTATGAACTGCCTCCCTATAGAATGCCAAGTTCACGTAATATGGCCTTCCAACTGTGGGATAAAACACGAAACTATCTACAGAAGATCGGAACCACTATTCTGCTTGGTGTGATCCTTATCTGGACCTTAAGCTATATTTCTGCGGACACCAAAGAGAGCGAATGGTTAGATTTCCAAATGGCACAGCTGGATCAAAGCCACCAAATTAATATAAAAGAGAAAGATAATTATAGTCACAGCGAATGGCTCTACCTCGAAGGGTCTTATATGAAAAGTCGCCATGAATATGAAGTTCTCAAACAAAAAACACAACTAGAGAGCTCTGCCTTAGGACAAATCGGTCAGTGGATGGTTCCAGTGATGAAACCGCTTGGATTTGATTGGAAAATGAGTGTCGCCCTATTGGCTGGCGTTTCAGCCAAAGAGATCGTCGTAAGTACCTTAGGTATACTATACCAAATCGACACCGTCGCCGATGGTGAGATGAGTCTTACACATGTTGTCTCGGCCTCTTTAGAACAGAACAATGACAACCATCAAATGGCAATACTTAGTGGGATCTCATTCCTTATCTTTATTCTAATCTACTTTCCTTGTCTAGGAGTGCTATCCTCCATCAAAGCCGAAACCAGTAGTTGGGGTTGGGCCATATTTACATTAGTCTACACTTCTGGACTGGCCTATCTTCTATCCTTAATGGTCTTTCAGATAGGAAAGCTATTCATCTAG
- a CDS encoding RNA polymerase sigma factor: protein MDDKTLVIQIKRGNGHAFEFLVNKYQKLVFHMIWKMGVHASDVEDVAQDIFIKIYQQIGTFREASKLSTWIASVAWRYSVDFMRKRHVYFVEYDEVSNENESHFAEDNFFSRLETEEKREVISNAIALIPPKYQGLMNLFYTEEFTYEEIVDITGIPLGSVKSNLNRARAKVKEIVEKRYKKGLKIERV, encoded by the coding sequence ATGGATGATAAAACGCTTGTAATACAGATAAAGAGAGGAAATGGGCATGCCTTCGAGTTTTTGGTCAACAAGTACCAGAAGCTGGTTTTTCATATGATATGGAAGATGGGGGTACACGCTTCGGATGTAGAGGATGTGGCTCAAGATATCTTTATCAAAATCTACCAGCAAATCGGCACATTCAGGGAAGCGTCGAAGTTGTCTACGTGGATTGCTTCTGTGGCATGGAGGTATTCGGTGGATTTTATGCGTAAGAGGCATGTGTATTTTGTAGAATATGATGAGGTTTCAAATGAAAATGAATCTCATTTTGCGGAGGATAATTTTTTTAGTAGACTTGAGACGGAGGAGAAGAGAGAGGTTATTTCGAATGCTATTGCACTAATACCCCCTAAATATCAAGGGTTGATGAATTTATTCTATACCGAAGAGTTTACCTATGAGGAGATTGTGGATATTACGGGCATTCCGTTAGGGTCGGTAAAGTCGAATCTGAATAGGGCTAGAGCGAAGGTGAAAGAGATTGTAGAGAAGAGGTATAAAAAGGGGTTGAAAATAGAGAGGGTATGA